The nucleotide window ACTTGACACCATCCCAATATCGTTTGAAGACATAATTTTAAGTCACATTTTATAGCGAGGAAAAAAGATCCCTCTcttattgacaattttttattgcattcCGGACAACCCCAGTTATATTTGTCTATTATCCTCGCAGGGTTCCATATCATCGTTCGCCTCTTGCAGGTTGAATGGGGACAATTGGAGACTGTCCGTATCAAGCTCATCTCTTTCAACCAACTGCACAGTTCACCCTCGTGACCTTGCTGCAATATCGGACGAACCACCAAGTCAAAGTACCCGCCATGGTCACCGAATCTCTCGACCATATTCACATCAGGGCTAAACAATACAAGGCAATTATACTTGTGAGATAGTAACGAATGATTCCAAGCATATGAAATGCTTGATCCTCGCAATACGGTATTATTGTTCGTCTGAACATGAATGAAACGGCGACAATGGAGGGAATAAGCAGAAGCAGCAAAACTGGACGAACGACTAAACTGTAATCATTTAGGATGCATATGtgtaatttgattttgaaacattttcagcTATGCACATTtgttgtaggaaatttgacaaGCTATAAACAAAGTAAACGAAACGAGCGGTTGTCGTATATTCTCGGCAATAACGAAATggcatggttatgtttatacACGGTAAACGGCAGTATTGATTTATTGCTTTCTCAAATAACAATCGATAATTATTATGCCCGCGACACCTTGAAACAAACTGAATTGGACTGAACGTAATATAAGTACATAAGggtgaatattattatttgtcgGGATGAATCACGTGCTCACGAGTAAAGCGAGCAACCTTAGATCGATATTGTCGTTCGTAATTCGTTGTACACGATTCGTAGAGGCATAAAAGAATCCACCACGAATTTATGCATGCACGCATGAAAGCTATCTATAATCGCAACAAAACTGCGACCTGCTGTACAGGCATGCCTCATGTGTTAACGgttacatacatgcatataatCATACATGCACTCACTTTCgacatttcaatttcaaatctgACATCTTCGATTATACCACGTACAAAAGTGTCACAGAGTTAGCTCCTCGCAATTAATCactgtttaaaaattcgaCCAACATTTGAATATCAGATCGAGAGTTTATCGTTTTGATGATAATCAAAGAAGGACATAACGAAATCAGGCCCAATAACGCACACCAGGCCAATCGATTGTAGTCAAGTTAAACACTAGATTTTGTTGTGTAAGCAGCTACACTCGAACAAAATTATAACTTCTAGCCCCTACGATCTTACGAGCGTTACGGAGTTTGGTCTTCACGTGATGACAGTAACCCTTGCTCTCTCAGACTCCTCTCTGACAATGAAGCCATTTTGTAAGCCACGGCGTTGACCGCGTTGACTGAGGCCTGACTGAGGATCAGCTGGGAGCAGAAAACGTTGTGCGGAAAAGTTCGGAGTTTTCCTGATTTTctagataaaaatattgatcgaATGTAATTACATTGCAAAGATAACGTAAAATGGGAATAAACAAACAAGAGAGGCATCGATCCGGTGCATTTAAACAGTCTAATAAGGTACATAAAACTGGCAGACATCGCAGCAAAGGGAGTATTGAAAGTGAGGTTAAAGGTACGTCGATTCGGCAAATTGAGtaattacaattaaatatGTACATGTCGTATACAGTAGCTAGCACATACATGCGCTTATGTTCATTCACCAACAATTTCAGGTAAAGTCGAGGTCAAAGCATTGTCTAAACGAGTGCGAAGAGAGTTGCGAAAAGAAGAACGCAAGAATCAGGCTCACCAAATTCGTCAGAAAAAACGTGATCAGGCTTTTGCGCAAAAACGTAACCTAGGAGGATATTTGAAACCACCCTTACTTGTAACAGTGATCCCTCTGAATGAGGATGTTGATGTACAGTCAACTTTGTCTTTAATAGCCGGTGCAGACCAGGATGCGATCGTTACCAAAAGCCCGTCGGGGGCAACTCACGTTAGGTGCAGCTGGATTTAATTTTGTCGCCAACAATTCTTATCCTGTGAACCACTAGTGAATTTCCTGACACCATAATTTAGATTTTCCACAAaactttgatgaaaattggatATCAAATTCTTGTTCCATTCCACAGCGTACCGAGATATAAACAACGGTTTTCTTTTATCGTTCCTCCTCTGGGTAATACTTTTGCTACCCTGGACACAGCGAAAGTTGCCGATACAATATTGTTCGTTGTTCCCACCCTTCCAAAGTCGCAGCAAAGTGATCAGGCATGGAAAGCTATAGATGATTGGGGTGAGGAAATCCTTGCAGCATCTATAGCACAGGGTCTGCCTACTACGGTAGTGACGATTGTGGATTTGGAAACTCTCCATCCGAAGGTAGTTGATTTTTGGCATGTCAAATGGGAAACCTTGCCATATATCGGTGCTCCTAATCGTTATCTATTTCTCGCTTTAACAGAAAAGACAAGACGTCAAGCAACAAGtgcaaaaatcaattttcaaatggcTGCCCAATGAAAAAGTTATGCCACTGGACAAGAAAGTGGATGCTTTAAATGTTCTAAGGCGTGTGGGATCACAAAAGCAGAAAACTGTATCTTACCGGGACAATCGATCCCATCTATTTGCCGAACACGTTGTTTTCAAATCCAATAACAACAGCGTATGTATCATTTGTAACATGTACGGACGTTTATTAGTTACGAGTATTAAATTCAGTTCTGGCCTCTCAATTGAATAACGTTAATAACAACTTTCTACATTGAAGCTGTAACTGGCCATTGGAGCTATCCACCAGTAAATACTAAGAGTATGAACCGGACGCGCCCACTAGCGTTTCATCCTAGGCTAGTGTATGCTGGATTGTCTTGGTATTATGAATGTAATATCCCCTTTTCCAGGGtgtctcattttaatcaatccAGTCAATGATCTCGAAAACCAAAAGTGtgagtgtaaaatttttcagcgaAAATTTGTATGGTTCAAGGGGAAAGAAGATGAGAGTGTTAGTTTTTCCGTAAGTGGTCCCACCAAGGTCAGATGAAGgtcaatttgatttttttaaatggacTAGTATATTTCGAACTGTTTTAGAATCAACTTGAAGTTGTGTTCCGAATAATTGATGCCGCTTATCATCTGTTTCGGCCTTTAATCGTCATTTTTGTGAACTAAAATAaagcataaaaaaaactgatgCCCAACTTTATTGGCTGTGTAATAATGTTATGAATACTTTTCAGTCAATTTTAGGCaagattgaaatatatatttttgtagagaGTTACCTTATGATTCAACCAATGGGTGTCAAAACTCAGCACCAAATTTAGTAGAAGCAACATTACATTCATATTACTCAAATGATCCAGCACTCGCTAACTCAGAATCGAACGGCAGTGGGCTGCGTTTGGCCTTTATTGTACGTGATTTCTGGTGACTTGTTCCGACGCCCAGTTTCAGAGTCATCtttcacataattttttttaccaatttacATATGATATTCAATCAACTTCACAACTTTCAAGTTTGGAGAGAGAGTGTTATGAAAATTTGGAGAATCAGTACAACTACCGATATCTACTTATACAGTGTTgcaaatacaataaaatcGAGGAACATGTACATTATTACTTATATGCAAAGGTCTTGAAAATGCCTTagttattgttgaaattatataCTAAATATGGACATTCGTCATCGGAAAATGTAACACACATGTGAAGTCAACATATTTGTGGGATAATAGTTTGTACTACTGCAATTTTGAACAACTGGTCGACTATTACATCAGTTCACTATactcgcttatttttttaacaatatttctcACGAGATTTGACAGCATGCTCTAACTGCAATAGGTGTCTCTTCGTTCCACACATGCTGaaaatgatataatttttttcccatatctgtgtattaaaaatattctagtGACAGCCGGAGGAGCAACAGctttaaataaatcaatcaTTTCATTTAATAACATTCACTTATGTTATGGGAATTCGCAGACTGTAGGAAATAATCAATGGATTCTTTAGATACAATTTAAAGTGGATAGTGATTCTACGAAAATATGGCTTTCTTTCCAAATCTTAGTTATCATGGCACTGACAAAAATACGTTGCTGTTGATAAAACATGGTATGATTATAGCTTCTTAGGACCTCCCGAGGCAAAATTAAAGTTATTCCATTACTGTTCAATAGGACGCTTTTAACAATTATGGTACCTTGGAAGTGGCAGGCTACCTACGCGGAATGCCACTGTCGGTAAATGGTTTAGTACATATACCTGGGTTAGGAGAGTTCCAAATGTCGAAAATCGAGGCACCAGAAGATCCTTATCCATTGGAAACACGCGGGATCAAGGGTATACCTCTGACCAATGatgtgaagatgaaaaaagacTGCATTTCAAGAGTTTTAGAACGAGTAGATCCAAATTTACAGGTAGATATGGCGTGCTATATTCGAGAGCTGTATTGATAGAGCAACAAAGGGAAAAACATTATGCCTCTTATTTCCGGAATCTTGAATTGATGTTTACTAACAATACTGAAGTTGAGTAACAAGCGGCACTTAATTGCAGGAATCTTTGCAAAGTGAGAATATACCGGACCCGCTGGATGCTGAACAGACTTGGCCAACGAACGAAGAATTGGCAGATGCAGAAGCCGaaaagatgaggaaaaaaatagtaaagCGAGTCCCGAAAGGAACTTCCGTTTATCAAGCAGCTTGGATACCTGACATTGATGAAGGTTTGTTGTTACAGGAAATTTAGTGCAAAGTTGAATGTATTCGCAGTTTCATAGAGGTCCTGAGCATATTGTAtgcaatttgaaattcgacAGAGGAAGCGGACGAAATATCAGACTCGGAATACGAGGACAATGATGAAATGGCAGTTGATGCAGACGATTCAGCTCAGTTATCTGAAGACAGTGAAGAAGAAGCTGAGGATTACGAAACAATGACTGTTACAGATGTTGCACCTGACGAGCAACGGTACGACCAAGATATGGACATGCAGGAAGAACAGCGTAGTATTATGAAGATCAAAGGTGGATAATATTTGTTGGAAAGTAGTAGGGTGATAGCCAACATTGAAcagttacatttttttagaaGCGAGAATGGATGCACAGTTTCCTGACGAGAGGGATACACCCCAAGATATACCTGCAAAAGAgtactttcaaaaatatcgaggTCTCGAATCATTTCGAACCAGTCTTTGGGATCCTAAGGAAAATCTGCCTGCAGATTATGCCAGAATATATCAGTTTGAAAACTTTGATCGTACCCGTAAACGTATAATGAAGGAAAGTGTAGACCGTGTGGGAGCAATGGTAAGATTGATCAACAGTCATTTTTACGACTTCAACCTGTTGCTCTACACGCGAAATGCATTACATACAATAGCCACTATAAGTCTAAATTTTGGTATGaattgaaaactaaaatacCTTGCTCTTGCCTATGAAGAATTTTTCGGTTACCCTGTACCTGGGCACATCCTAAGGTCTTTCGTCCGTCAGCTACTTTTCACTAGTCGGAGCTCTCGCCGATAATACTAAGTATGAATAGAGATTCTGAGTCCAATAATTCTTCCAGCCAGGCTGGTACATTACAGTCCATGTGACAGGGTTGAGCGAGGATCTCTATAAAGCTTACAACATGGTGGAAGAACAACCGCTTATAATTTTTGGTCTACTACCGCACGAGCACAAGATGTCCGTATTAAACGTTGTCCTGAAACGCACGGCTGATGACGTTAACGCTATTAAATCCAAGGagaaattagttttccaaTGCGGCTTTCGTAGATTCACCACTTCTCCAATTTTCAGTCAGCATACTAGTGGAAACAAACATAAGGTAAGAGAATAGgcaaaatattgtattgtagAGAATAGAGatagtaaaaattatcaaactggtaggaattgattttcaaaaacttgtaTCATATTACAGTACGAGCGATATTTCCAGCCCAATAGTACAGTTGTGGCAAGTATGTACGCTCCTATCACATTTTCACCCTGCCCTGTAATGTGTTACCTGCAGCAGAACGACGGCAGTTTGGTAATATATTTAGACTACTTGAGTAGttcaaatggaaaaattaattattctgaAAATGCATATTCCGAAATTGAAATCGGAAAATTGAGATGCCTTTACAGtgaatttatatatttcagaaattggTAGCAACAGGCAGCGTACTTTCCGCCAATCCAGATCGAATAATCGTCAAACGAGTCGTCTTGAGCGGTTATCCATTCAAAGTTCACAAACGATCTGCAGTTGTGCGATTCATGTTTTTCAATAGGGACGACATCAATTGGTTTAGGCCCGTTCAGCTACATACAAAACACGGTCGTCGCGGGCACATCAAAGAACCCCTAGGTTTGACTcctgctttttttttcctttttttctttttcttttctcttaaTTTGGTGTTTTTGTTCAATAACAGGCACTCACGGACATATGAAATGCGTATTCAACGGACAATTGAAATCTCAAGATACAATTCTGATGAATCTTTACAAAAGGGTATTCCCAAAATGGACCTACGATCCATACCTTCTAACTGCAACTTCGTACCCTGTCGATGACGTTCAGATGGAATAATCAAACACAGGTTTGTTcctgtaatgaaaaaattgtaaatgcgACATGTATTTCTGTTTAGCAAAGTGCAGGTTCTCAagcatttttattgtttcttattcttctATACATTTAGtgcaaaatacaaaataatctAGATATAAAGAGGGAATTCTGGATGCACAATCAACATTTGGAATGAGAATGGAAAGTGTACGTTCGCAGTTTATTGAATGGTAGGCAATAGGAAATTAATTATCGACTTATTCGTTATGCTGCGAACTTCACTTAATCTTGATTACTAATCACATTCTGTACACGATAACAGTGGAATCTGCAGACACTGAGTGTAGTCGTGGCATCTATATCACGATATTCGATTATTCTCTCATTATTGATTGCTTGAATATGCAATAGTTGGAAGGTTCCAACATTAACGTCTTGAATCAAAATGCATTTGTCATGCactgattttcaatttgttaaaCTGTGGAGAGCAGGTGTAAATTCATACTGACACTTTAAGGAAGTACCGGTATTGGtttatcgttttttatttttatttatttttatttttttttttttttgtgtttctgttttctttataaatgaatatcaCACGACAATGACGCGGCTTAAGGTATGTGCATATAAATTTCGTAtcaagtaaataaaattgttcttcATATCAATAGAGAGAAGTAATAAGTAACGATGTCAATCAATATTATGGGTGGAAATGCTTTGAATAGGTGAGAATctgttgaaataaataacattaTGATTACGTGTAAGAGAaattggaggaaaaaaagtatgatCTGCTGCAATAAGATGCCATTTTAAGCGTCTCATCAATtagaatgtgaaaaattttacatggATAATTTTgctgtcgttttttttttttttttttttttttttttatgttgaCAGATAAAGTCTGTGATAGTCATTGGCACCAAATGCACAATTGCACTTTGGACATTTACGTTGACGTGTTTCATAACGAGTACGCAAACAGTCCCAACAAAAAACATGGAAGCATTTGGTGAGGACTGCATCCTTACGCTTTACTTTACACGATGGACAAGTCAAAGTCTCTTTGTATTCGCGCAATTCTTCAGCCATAACCTCATCCAACGTTTCCGCCAATTCGATCTTTTTCATACGTTCCACTTTTCTTCTCAATTGTGCTATTTCCTcctgaggaaaaataatagttAGAGAAAAGTAGACGAAATTGGAACCACGTTTTAACTCACTTGCTGTTGAAAACGAATTGCAGTTAATACGACAGATAATTTCAGTTTCAGAAGAGAGCCAATTCAGAACAATACCTGCaatctttttgttttataagCCTCCGCTTCTAAGGAACTTGTTTTTTCTGCGACAACTTGTTGTGCTTCCTTCATTTgcgaatgatatttttctgtaaaattaaaaacaaaaaaaattttcccaaggTTTATGCACATATATACGTGTTCTCCTATAAACGTACAAATATGGACAGAAGTAACAAAGAAATCAACTGAACAAAGGTTCGACTACACCACATCAATGGTCAACTTGAAAAGTAATTGtaagagagaaattgagaagcaTTATTCAATTGAGGACAAACCGCCGAGATACGATAACAAAACTTACCAAGATGAAGTTTCAAATCAGCTGCTGACTGGGCACTCTCAATGGCTTTTCTTTTATGCATTTCCATTGCCTGCTGCCTGAGAGCCAGTTCTTTTTCTACTGTGGCCAAGGAATTTTGTAGCAATCGTTCTTTCT belongs to Neodiprion lecontei isolate iyNeoLeco1 chromosome 5, iyNeoLeco1.1, whole genome shotgun sequence and includes:
- the LOC107220729 gene encoding pre-rRNA-processing protein TSR1 homolog, which produces MGINKQERHRSGAFKQSNKVHKTGRHRSKGSIESEVKGKVEVKALSKRVRRELRKEERKNQAHQIRQKKRDQAFAQKRNLGGYLKPPLLVTVIPLNEDVDVQSTLSLIAGADQDAIVTKSPSGATHVSVPRYKQRFSFIVPPLGNTFATLDTAKVADTILFVVPTLPKSQQSDQAWKAIDDWGEEILAASIAQGLPTTVVTIVDLETLHPKKRQDVKQQVQKSIFKWLPNEKVMPLDKKVDALNVLRRVGSQKQKTVSYRDNRSHLFAEHVVFKSNNNSDAFNNYGTLEVAGYLRGMPLSVNGLVHIPGLGEFQMSKIEAPEDPYPLETRGIKGIPLTNDVKMKKDCISRVLERVDPNLQESLQSENIPDPLDAEQTWPTNEELADAEAEKMRKKIVKRVPKGTSVYQAAWIPDIDEEEADEISDSEYEDNDEMAVDADDSAQLSEDSEEEAEDYETMTVTDVAPDEQRYDQDMDMQEEQRSIMKIKEARMDAQFPDERDTPQDIPAKEYFQKYRGLESFRTSLWDPKENLPADYARIYQFENFDRTRKRIMKESVDRVGAMPGWYITVHVTGLSEDLYKAYNMVEEQPLIIFGLLPHEHKMSVLNVVLKRTADDVNAIKSKEKLVFQCGFRRFTTSPIFSQHTSGNKHKYERYFQPNSTVVASMYAPITFSPCPVMCYLQQNDGSLKLVATGSVLSANPDRIIVKRVVLSGYPFKVHKRSAVVRFMFFNRDDINWFRPVQLHTKHGRRGHIKEPLGTHGHMKCVFNGQLKSQDTILMNLYKRVFPKWTYDPYLLTATSYPVDDVQME